A single genomic interval of Armigeres subalbatus isolate Guangzhou_Male chromosome 1, GZ_Asu_2, whole genome shotgun sequence harbors:
- the LOC134206608 gene encoding uncharacterized protein LOC134206608, whose translation MGTANITRANLNDRDFMEQCIERDLSFLKSIPNSVQYWQQRKKDLFAMMRQLGKPTMFLTLSANEMKWPHLLKLLHRLSEGYNGSDLTDPMQELTALQRATLVNDDPVTCCVYFNKLVDTIMLLLKSQTYSPFGKYRVIDYFKRIEFQHRGSPHAHILLWLKNDPRETIGESMPDTVHLITDLCSVSVGDLPDTYGYQVHKHTFTCFKRNEKHCRFGIPYWPMDETRVLIPVPSDDKRRDQLLRKSKTMREALETKSYATLEAFLLDCNCAPDKYLEVLRASIRRPTVFLKRSMNELWTNPFNPWIASHLCSNMDLQFILDEYSCAAYVVEYVNKTNRGLSCLQRDLIKLQEEFPDLDFTALLKKISIKLLNSVEMSAQEAAWYLLRQPMSEGSRATQFIPTMWPHERIKSRKQNKRMDEEGISDDSTEVWTLNIVQKYEARNDLDDLCLADFAAYYTKERSSSNTYKARAVPRVLQWVGYDMSKLSEYKREMVLLFVPFRNEMCDILDQNNFLQLYDQHESSILAKRKEYDCNLNLEHIIEEYLQICDEDEPAAQETVATEKRNECTRTIAMEPNNDDIRILPANALSAVIKQRTSVMSKQDYCAMVRKTNSEQRDLILQVIDNLHCFDDSRKPLQLFFTGPAGCGKTFTLHILMETYNRFSQAHNSQNNAYVACASTGKAAVAIGGTTVHSAFHITMDRRHQGKLGFELLQLYRHSFVNIKLIIIDEVSMIGANILNTVHARLQSITGDYDLPFGGKAVILCGDFRQLPPVNAKPAYKPASNSIGGAALWQALQYFPLRQVMRQTDVEFSSILTKIGNGDRLSDDETKLIESRFRTVEWCKENIPNAIRLYHRNCAVDAYNHDALSNRDELYYTAEDVITGYQDAAQLASARTKLYKMSVAETGCLPYLLRLVIGMSYMITTNVEVEDGIVNGAIGELKYIEHTDDDPQQLPFRLWFKFENDAVGVKLRVKSRPVVFSKPGVLQQDWTPIGKRSTNIKLSSAIKCKRIQFPVVSACALTIHKSQGGTFAEIVVDYDKGQDQQLVYVALSRVSSLQGLYLTNSTNSFIFHHGKGSNTPKMKDLRDEMRRLESHKLVTISDELITFWKIPITQRF comes from the exons ATGGGGACTGCAAACATTACACGTGCCAACCTCAATGACCGAGACTTCATGGAGCAATGCATAGAGCGAGATCTGTCCTTTCTTAAGTCGATTCCGAACTCTGTGCAGTATTGGCAGCAGCGGAAGAAGGATTTGTTTGCCATGATGCGGCAGTTAGGAAAGCCAACGATGTTCCTCACGCTTAGCGCAAATGAGATGAAGTGGCCCCACTTGCTTAAACTCCTGCATCGGCTGTCAGAAGGATACAATGGTAGTGATCTGACGGATCCCATGCAGGAGCTGACTGCGTTACAACGGGCAACACTAGTCAATGACGATCCGGTTACCTGCTGTGTGTACTTTAATAAGCTCGTGGACACGATAATGCTATTGTTAAAGTCACAAACATACAGTCCTTTTGGAAAGTATCGTGTTATCGATTATTTCAAGCGCATCGAATTTCAGCACCGTGGTAGTCCCCACGCTCACATCTTGCTGTGGTTAAAGAACGATCCTCGTGAAACTATCGGTGAAAGTATGCCAGACACCGTACATCTGATTACAGATCTCTGTTCCGTTAGCGTTGGAGATCTGCCGGACACATATGGCTACCAG GTTCACAAGCACACTTTCACCTGCTTCAAGAGGAATGAAAAGCACTGCCGATTTGGTATTCCATACTGGCCGATGGATGAGACTCGTGTGCTAATTCCTGTTCCATCAGATGATAAGCGTCGTGATCAGCTCCTcaggaagagcaaaacaatGCGAGAAGCTTTGGAAACAAAGTCATATGCTACTCTGGAAGCATTCCTTCTCGACTGTAACTGTGCGCCTGACAAGTATCTTGAAGTGCTTCGTGCGTCAATTCGTCGTCCAACAGTGTTCCTTAAGCGATCTATGAATGAACTATGGACGAATCCGTTCAATCCATGGATAGCAAGCCATCTCTGCTCCAACATGGATCTGCAGTTCATTCTAGACGAGTACTCCTGCGCGGCGTACGTAGTTGAATATGTTAATAAAACCAACCGTGGTCTCAGCTGCCTACAACGTGATCTCATCAAACTGCAAGAAGAGTTTCCCGATCTGGATTTCACCGCGCTGTTGAAGAAGATTAGTATTAAACTTCTAAATTCGGTAGAAATGTCCGCCCAAGAGGCAGCTTGGTATCTGTTGCGTCAACCGATGTCCGAAGGAAGCCGTGCGACGCAGTTTATTCCAACAATGTGGCCCCACGAGCGCATCAAGTCCCGGAAACAAAACAAGCGCATGGATGAAGAAGGTATCTCCGATGATTCGACTGAAGTATGGACGCTGAACATTGTTCAGAAGTACGAGGCACGTAATGATTTGGATGATCTGTGTCTAGCTGATTTTGCAGCCTATTATACCAAGGAGCGGAGTAGCAGCAATACATACAAAGCTCGTGCTGTTCCTCGTGTACTGCAATGGGTCGGTTATGACATGTCGAAACTGTCGGAGTACAAACGTGAAATGGTGTTACTGTTTGTACCATTTCGTAACGAGATGTGCGATATACTAGACCAAAACAACTTCTTGCAACTCTATGACCAACACGAATCATCCATTCTCGCGAAGCGAAAAGAGTACGATTGCAACTTGAATCTAGAGCACATTATTGAGGAGTACCTGCAAATATGCGATGAAGATGAGCCAGCCGCACAAGAGACGGTAGCAACGGAGAAGCGCAACGAATGCACAAGAACGATCGCCATGGAGCCCAACAATGACGACATCCGCATATTGCCAGCCAATGCTTTATCAGCCGTCATAAAACAAAGAACATCGGTGATGAGTAAGCAAGATTACTGTGCCATGGTACGAAAAACAAATTCAGAGCAGCGAGACCTAATATTACAGGTTATCGACAACCTGCATTGTTTTGACGACAGTAGAAAACCACTGCAGCTGTTCTTCACCGGACCGGCAGGGTGCGGCAAAACGTTCACGCTTCACATTCTGATGGAGACGTATAATCGTTTTAGCCAAGCTCACAACTCGCAAAATAATGCCTATGTTGCCTGTGCATCCACTGGAAAGGCCGCTGtggctattggaggaacaactGTGCATTCGGCGTTCCACATAACCATGGATCGGAGGCATCAAGGAAAGCTTGGGTTTGAATTGCTACAACTGTATCGGCATTCATTTGTAAACATCAAGCTGATCATTATTGATGAAGTCAGCATGATAGGTGCAAACATTCTCAATACAGTTCATGCACGACTTCAAAGCATTACAGGCGATTATGATCTTCCATTCGGTGGAAAGGCCGTAATTTTATGTGGAGATTTCCGACAGCTTCCCCCGGTGAATGCCAAACCTGCCTACAAACCCGCGAGCAACTCCATTGGTGGTGCAGCATTGTGGCAAGCCCTGCAATATTTCCCCTTACGTCAAGTGATGCGACAAACTGATGTTGAGTTTTCCTCGATACTCACGAAAATCGGAAATGGCGACCGGTTGTCTGACGACGAGACGAAACTCATCGAAAGCAGGTTCCGCACAGTTGAATGGTGTAAAGAGAATATCCCAAACGCAATTCGCTTATATCATCGCAACTGTGCTGTTGACGCTTATAACCACGATGCTTTAAGCAATCGGGATGAATTGTATTACACTGCCGAGGATGTAATCACCGGATATCAAGATGCTGCTCAGCTGGCAAGTGCTCGTACCAAGCTGTACAAAATGAGTGTCGCTGAAACAGGATGTCTTCCATATCTTTTACGATTGGTCATTGGGATGTCGTACATGATAACGACCAACGTAGAAGTAGAAGACGGTATCGTAAATGGGGCAATTGGTGAACTCAAGTACATTGAACACACCGACGACGATCCTCAGCAGTTACCGTTTCGCTTGTGGTTCAAGTTTGAAAATGACGCTGTTGGAGTTAAACTTCGGGTGAAATCCAGGCCAGTTGTGTTTTCCAAACCTGGCGTGCTGCAGCAGGATTGGACTCCAATTGGCAAGCGATCCACTAACATTAAACTGAGCAGCGCAATCAAATGCAAGCGGATACAGTTTCCCGTCGTCAGTGCTTGTGCGTTGACAATCCACAAATCGCAAGGAGGTACGTTTGCTGAAATTGTTGTGGACTATGACAAAGGTCAGGACCAGCAGCTCGTGTACGTTGCCTTGTCACGTGTAAGCTCACTACAAGGGCTTTACTTGACAAACTCCACCAATTCCTTCATCTTTCATCATGGAAAAGGCAGCAACACTCCCAAAATGAAAGACCTCCGAGATGAGATGCGACGACTGGAAAGCCATAAGCTAGTGACGATCAGTGATGAGCTTATCACATTTTGGAAAATTCCGATCACTCAGCGGTTTTGA